One Melanotaenia boesemani isolate fMelBoe1 chromosome 8, fMelBoe1.pri, whole genome shotgun sequence DNA segment encodes these proteins:
- the LOC121643776 gene encoding tetratricopeptide repeat protein 39C-like → MADPKEPASGSVEEVKKDRINDAELALKGINMLLNNGFKESDELFKTYRTHSPLMSFGASFVSFLNAMMTFEEEKMQVAFDDLKATERLCESENTGVIEAIKNKIKRSVDSQRSGVAAVDRLQRQIIIADCQVYLAVLSFIKQELSAYIKGGWILRKAWKMYNKCYSDITHLQEGSRRRASEQQGMSSPSPSSTSNPSDRSRSSSPGSSPSQRLDSISPEALDRLKGSVSFGYGLFHLCISMVPPHLLKIVNLLGFPGDRQQGLSALTYASESKDMKAPLATLALLWYHTVVQPFFALDGADTQAGLTEAKSILQQREAIYPNSSLFMFFKGRVQRLECQISRALTSFSNALELASEQREIQHVCLYEIGWCSMIELNYSEAYRAFERLKAESRWSQCYYAYLTGACQGATGDLEGAVVVFKDVQRLFKRKNNQIEVFSIKRAEKLRSSSLSKELCILSVIEILYLWKALPNCSTAKLQTMTQVLQGIDDASCAGLKNLLLGALNKCLHNTKDAIQYFQLAVRDEVGCLSNSYVQPYSCYELGCVLLNSPENAGKGRMLMLQAKEDYAGYDFENRLHVRIHSALASMRTAAQP, encoded by the exons GACCCACAGTCCCTTGATGAGTTTCGGTGCCAGTTTTGTGAGCTTTCTT AATGCCATGATGACatttgaagaagagaaaatgcagGTGGCATTTGATGATCTCAAAGCTACAGAGAGACTGTGCGAGAGTGAAAACACTGGTGTTATTGAGGCCATCAAAAACAAGATCAAGCGGAGT GTGGACTCTCAAAGGTCAGGGGTGGCTGCAGTGGATCGATTACAGAGGCAAATCATCATTGCAGACTGCCAGGTTTACCTTGCAGTTCTGTCTTTCATCAAGCAAGAGCTGTCAG CATATATTAAAGGAGGCTGGATCCTCCGCAAAGCCTGGAAGATGTACAACAAATGTTACAGTGACATCACACATCTACAAGAGGGCAGCAGAAGGAGGGCTTCAGAACAGCAAGGGATGTCGTCTCCCTCTCCGTCTTCCACCTCAAACCCGTCCGACCGCAGTCGCTCCTCCTCACCTGGATCAAGTCCATCTCAGAGATTAGACAGCATCAGCCCCGAGGCTCTGGATCGGCTAAAAGGATCAGTCAGCTTTGGTTATGGTCTTTTCCACCTCTGTATCTCGATGGTGCCGCCGCACCTTCTCAAGATTGTCAACCTGCTGGGCTTCCCTGGAGACCGTCAACAAGGCCTGTCAGCGCTCACGTACGCCAGTGAAAGTAAGGACATGAAGGCCCCTTTAGCTAC CTTGGCACTGTTGTGGTATCACACAGTTGTGCAGCCCTTCTTCGCTCTGGATGGCGCAGACACGCAGGCAGGTCTAACAGAAGCCAAATCCATTCTTCAACAAAGAGAGGCTATCTATCCAAACTCCTCcctcttcatgttttttaaaggcAGAGTCCAGCGCCTCGAG TGCCAGATCAGTAGGGCCTTGACGTCTTTCAGTAATGCCTTGGAGTTGGCCTCTGAACAGAGGGAAATtcagcatgtgtgtttgtacgAAATAG GCTGGTGTAGCATGATTGAGCTGAACTACAGCGAAGCCTACAGGGCTTTTGAGCGACTGAAAGCTGAATCTCGATGGTCCCAGTGCTACTACGCTTATTTAACAGGAG CATGCCAAGGAGCCACAGGTGATCTGGAAGGAGCTGTTGTGGTTTTCAAGGACGTTCAAAGACTTTTTAAACGCAAGAATAATCAGATAGAGGTGTTTTCTATTAAGAGG GCTGAAAAGCTCAGGAGCTCCAGTCTGTCCAAAGAGCTTTGCATATTGTCTGTGATTGAGATTCTTTATCTGTGGAAAGCTCTGCccaactgctccactgccaaGCTGCAGACAATGACACAAG TTTTGCAGGGAATTGATGACGCCTCATGTGCAGGCCTGAAAAACCTGCTTCTTGGTGCCCTAAATAAGTGTCTCCATAATACCAAAGATGCCATTCAG TATTTCCAACTGGCTGTGAGGGACGAGGTTGGCTGTCTGAGCAACTCTTATGTGCAACCCTACTCCTGCTATGAGCTGGGCTGTGTGCTGCTAAATTCCCCAGAG AATGCAGGAAAGGGTCGAATGCTAATGCTTCAGGCTAAG GAGGACTATGCTGGCTATGACTTTGAGAACAGGCTCCATGTTCGTATTCACTCAGCTCTCGCCTCTATGAGAACTGCAGCCCAGCCTTGA